In the genome of Mesosutterella faecium, the window GCTCCGCCCAGCATCAGGGCTTTCAGGACGCCTATTTTCAGGACGACGAGCCCCCCGGCGAATGTCCCCAGCAGCGTCATTGCCACGCCGAAGACTTTGATCACGACCGCCACTTCCGCCTTCGTAAAGCCCATGTCAGAGTAAAAGGGGTTGGCCATGATCCCCATAACGACGTCTGAGATTCTGTAAATCGCCACAAGGGCGATCAGAACCGCCGTCCACCGGCCATAGCGCTCGTAGAAGTCGGCCAAAGGCCTCCAGAACATCCCGCGGAGCCTCGCCGGCAGGCCGGACTCCGCGGCAGGAGCCGCCTGTGCGTCCCGCGAGGGCGCTGGTTCCGGCGACAGCAGCACCGTGGCCAGTCCCACAGAGACCGAGGCCGCCATGGCGAGGTATGAAACGGTCCAGGCCCGCGGGACGTACTCGACGCTGTTGACTCCGGCCACCGCCGCGGCGATTCCGAGGGCACCCGCTCCGGCCCAGATCATAGCGATTCGGTAGCCGAACTGGTAGGAGGCCGCCAGCATGCCCTGTGTTTCAACGCTCGCGCTCTCGATGCGGTAGGCGTCCAGCACGATATCCTGGGTTGCCGAAGCAAAGGCCGTGAACATTGCGAGGGCCACGGTCGCCTTCAGGCTCTGGGCGGGGTCGACAAACGCCATGCCGCACAGTCCCGCAGCCAGGGCGACCTGAGAGGCTGCCAGCCAGGAGCGCCTCCTGCCCAGTTTTTCAGTCAGCACAGGAATGGACAGGTGGTCCACGACGGGTGCCCACAGCCATTTAATGGCGTAGACGAGCCCGACCCAGGACATAAAGCCAATGGTCACCAGGCTGACGTGCGCCTCCCTCAGACGAAAGCCCAGCGTGCCCAGAACCAGCAGCAGCGGCAGGCCTGAAGAGAAGCCAAGAAAAAACATTCGGATGCAGGGCGGCGTCAAATAGCCCTTGGCACCCTGAATCCAAGACAGGCCGGTTGCCATCGCCTATTTCCCCGTAATCGCCGCGGCGGATTCAATCCAGCACCACTGACCGGGGAGAACGTCCTGGGGCAGCCTGTAGTTCCCAAACTGGATCCTGGAAAGCTGTTCAACTCTGTTGCCGGCGGCCGCTACCATGCGCTTGACCTGATGGTATCTGCCCTGGTCCACAGTGATTTCCACCTCCCTGTCGCCCGCGGGCTTCACTTCCAGCGCGGCCAGCGGCTGCGGCTCATCGCGAAGCACCACTCCACGCAGCAGGGCTTGAACGAAATCCGGCGAAAGAGGGTGCTTCAGAACCGCGCGGTAAATTTTCCTTACATGCTTCCGGGGATGCGTCAGGCGGTGGCTGAGCGCACCGTCATCGGTGAGAATCAGCAGCCCCGTTGTATCCTCGTCCAGCCTTCCCACCGGCTGCACGCCTCTGGCACGCAGCGG includes:
- a CDS encoding AmpG family muropeptide MFS transporter, giving the protein MATGLSWIQGAKGYLTPPCIRMFFLGFSSGLPLLLVLGTLGFRLREAHVSLVTIGFMSWVGLVYAIKWLWAPVVDHLSIPVLTEKLGRRRSWLAASQVALAAGLCGMAFVDPAQSLKATVALAMFTAFASATQDIVLDAYRIESASVETQGMLAASYQFGYRIAMIWAGAGALGIAAAVAGVNSVEYVPRAWTVSYLAMAASVSVGLATVLLSPEPAPSRDAQAAPAAESGLPARLRGMFWRPLADFYERYGRWTAVLIALVAIYRISDVVMGIMANPFYSDMGFTKAEVAVVIKVFGVAMTLLGTFAGGLVVLKIGVLKALMLGGALSAGTNLLFSLLAAVGHSVPLLAVIVSADNLAGGLASAAFVAFLSGLTSRRFSATQYALLSSIMLLLPKTIAGFSGVVVDSVGYSRFFILTALIGVPVMILVWMIGRSPFARGPTPGS
- a CDS encoding pseudouridine synthase gives rise to the protein MLSLEQILFSQGFGTRRECRGLVLRGSFSVSGKILSDPEQELQEQGLVFSVDGQSWPYFEKAVIALNKPAGYECSARPVFHPVVLSLLPAPLRARGVQPVGRLDEDTTGLLILTDDGALSHRLTHPRKHVRKIYRAVLKHPLSPDFVQALLRGVVLRDEPQPLAALEVKPAGDREVEITVDQGRYHQVKRMVAAAGNRVEQLSRIQFGNYRLPQDVLPGQWCWIESAAAITGK